The following coding sequences lie in one Megalodesulfovibrio gigas DSM 1382 = ATCC 19364 genomic window:
- a CDS encoding TolB-like translocation protein yields MKIRRVLLAAMAAMLLLVAALVGAAVAASSHSPLLFLRGQELWTADSQGQGQRRVAAGGVIDEWSPPALSPDGHWAVAVRADYSDETGLGRALVRIPLQGGQPAPLVLPDVHSVVDPSVSADGAAVVFVAAVNVRTTQEQMAVGDVAILRLDLATGSLQALHTVSEVFFDAGHSLAAPALSSDGARLAVQESGSDVSGGFFVLDREGKEVFRHPRDPEDYRPYWRPQFTPAGDAVLCYRLATDGSGQGDMLLVELRSGTERLLGQGLAPVFVDGGQAIVFERVRPGAEPDTTDLWRLDLTPGAQARMIVKDGRSPVSTPPAAQRP; encoded by the coding sequence ATGAAGATCAGGCGTGTCTTGCTGGCTGCAATGGCGGCGATGCTGCTGCTTGTGGCGGCCTTGGTCGGTGCGGCGGTGGCGGCTTCGAGTCACAGCCCGCTGCTGTTCCTGCGCGGGCAGGAACTGTGGACGGCGGACAGCCAGGGTCAGGGGCAGCGGCGTGTGGCGGCCGGAGGGGTGATCGACGAGTGGAGTCCGCCGGCCCTGTCCCCCGATGGGCACTGGGCCGTGGCCGTGCGCGCCGACTATTCCGATGAAACCGGCCTGGGCCGGGCGCTGGTGCGCATCCCCCTGCAGGGCGGTCAGCCGGCACCTCTGGTCTTGCCGGACGTGCATTCCGTGGTGGACCCGTCCGTTTCGGCGGACGGCGCGGCTGTCGTCTTTGTCGCCGCGGTCAATGTCCGCACCACGCAGGAGCAGATGGCCGTGGGGGATGTCGCCATCCTGCGCCTGGATCTGGCCACGGGCTCGTTGCAGGCGCTCCATACGGTGTCGGAAGTCTTCTTTGATGCCGGTCACAGTCTGGCCGCGCCGGCGCTGTCTTCGGATGGCGCACGGCTGGCCGTTCAGGAGAGCGGCAGCGACGTCTCCGGCGGATTCTTCGTGCTGGACCGTGAGGGGAAGGAAGTGTTCCGTCATCCCCGCGATCCCGAGGACTACCGCCCGTACTGGCGGCCGCAGTTCACCCCGGCCGGAGACGCCGTGCTGTGCTATCGGCTGGCCACGGATGGCAGCGGGCAGGGCGACATGCTGCTGGTGGAGCTGCGTTCCGGCACAGAGCGGCTGCTGGGCCAGGGCCTTGCGCCGGTGTTTGTGGACGGCGGCCAGGCCATCGTCTTTGAGCGCGTGCGGCCCGGAGCCGAGCCGGATACCACCGATCTGTGGCGGCTGGATCTGACCCCCGGCGCCCAGGCCCGGATGATCGTCAAGGATGGCCGTTCCCCCGTCAGCACTCCGCCTGCTGCGCAGAGGCCGTAA
- a CDS encoding peptidase U32 family protein has product MTLRIPELLAPAGGPEQLEAALLYGADAVYLSGPDLSLRAGSRGFAGPALAEAGRLVHRLGKRYYYCLNLLARDADLPAVAARLEALAAMEDDARPDGVIVADPGVMRLARRLAPALPVHVSTQANTTNTQTLAVWKDQGATRANLARELPGPAIASLAAAARDLELETECFVHGAQCLAVSGRCLLSMALNRRHANLGRCTHPCRFDYRVATVEEKTRPGEALWELEALDEQYAAFFSCEDLCLLPYLGWFAWRGVDALKLEGRTRSAGALAPVVDVYATALAGLRHGRLPHGRQLQELLAATARPLGTGFFLGERLRIWQDDTAHRRPIAARLETRLGEDTWRMAVRDRLDAAAPLELLLPGLQRPCLAPGSFHLETEAGEYRTTAHSGTTMRLRLEASALATPLQPGLYLRQGAVTASAQQAEC; this is encoded by the coding sequence ATGACCCTGCGCATCCCCGAGCTGCTGGCTCCGGCCGGCGGCCCGGAACAACTGGAAGCCGCCCTCCTCTATGGCGCGGACGCCGTGTACCTCTCCGGGCCGGACCTCTCCCTGCGGGCCGGCAGCCGCGGCTTTGCCGGACCAGCCCTGGCCGAGGCCGGCCGGCTGGTCCATCGCCTTGGAAAACGGTACTATTATTGTCTGAACCTGCTGGCCCGGGATGCCGATCTGCCTGCCGTAGCCGCCCGGCTGGAGGCCCTGGCCGCCATGGAGGACGACGCCAGACCCGACGGGGTCATCGTGGCCGATCCCGGCGTCATGCGGCTGGCCCGCCGGCTGGCCCCGGCCCTGCCCGTGCACGTCTCCACCCAGGCCAACACCACCAACACCCAGACCCTGGCCGTCTGGAAGGACCAGGGAGCCACGCGGGCCAATCTGGCCCGGGAACTGCCCGGCCCGGCCATCGCCTCCCTGGCCGCCGCCGCCCGGGATCTGGAACTGGAGACGGAATGCTTTGTCCATGGCGCGCAGTGTCTGGCCGTCTCCGGCCGCTGCCTGCTGTCCATGGCCCTGAATCGCCGCCATGCCAACCTGGGCCGCTGCACGCACCCCTGCCGCTTCGACTACCGGGTGGCCACGGTGGAGGAAAAGACACGCCCCGGTGAGGCGTTGTGGGAGCTGGAAGCCCTGGACGAGCAGTACGCCGCGTTTTTCAGTTGCGAGGATCTCTGCCTGCTGCCGTACCTGGGCTGGTTTGCCTGGCGTGGCGTGGACGCGCTGAAGCTGGAGGGCCGCACCCGCAGCGCCGGGGCGCTGGCCCCGGTGGTGGATGTGTACGCCACGGCTCTGGCCGGCCTGCGCCACGGCCGGCTGCCCCACGGCCGCCAGTTGCAGGAACTCCTGGCCGCGACGGCCCGACCGCTGGGCACAGGGTTCTTTCTGGGGGAACGCCTGCGCATCTGGCAGGATGACACCGCACACCGCCGGCCCATCGCCGCCCGGCTGGAAACGCGCCTCGGCGAAGACACCTGGCGCATGGCCGTGCGGGATCGCCTGGACGCTGCCGCCCCCCTGGAACTCCTGCTGCCCGGCCTGCAGCGGCCCTGTCTGGCCCCCGGCTCGTTTCATCTGGAAACCGAGGCCGGCGAATACCGCACCACGGCCCATTCAGGGACCACCATGCGCCTGCGGCTGGAGGCATCCGCCCTCGCCACGCCACTGCAGCCGGGGCTGTATCTGCGGCAGGGGGCGGTTACGGCCTCTGCGCAGCAGGCGGAGTGCTGA